One window from the genome of Gimesia aquarii encodes:
- a CDS encoding glycosyltransferase family 4 protein produces the protein MSDQPQKKLHVAIITSGGAGMFCGACMHDNTWTKSMINQGAEATLIPTYTPIRVDEQNMSSSQVFLGGINVYLNYRSRLWQRLPRIFKHWLNTPWIINLATRFGVSNDAHELGALTVTLLEGEQGPELMEIEELARFVGEELKPDVVCLSNALLSGTIKKIKEYFSGPLFCILQGDDVFLEELGETYRSRSLELIRHNIQQIDGMLVHSDYYRDFISEYFSLPVDQIHKVLLGINLEGHDGKPGENGNEPFTIGFFARLCKEKGLHNVVRAFEIFHQSHPESQLHVGGFLGKESEDYFHETTKPLQTFGDSYKFWGSPDSLEEKIAFYKRLSVLSVPTDYHEPKGLFVLEAMANGVPVVQPAHGAFPELIEKTEGGMLVPPGDPEALAAAWEKLYEDKAYYDQLAQQGYERVRQFYSSELMAEESLEFFQKAVETSRLSQNEPQLTSDT, from the coding sequence ATGTCAGATCAGCCGCAAAAAAAATTGCATGTCGCCATCATCACCTCAGGAGGCGCGGGGATGTTTTGTGGTGCCTGCATGCATGACAATACCTGGACCAAATCGATGATCAATCAGGGGGCCGAAGCCACTCTGATTCCCACCTACACTCCGATTCGCGTCGACGAACAGAATATGAGTAGCTCGCAGGTCTTTCTAGGTGGAATTAATGTCTATCTCAACTATCGTTCTCGACTCTGGCAGCGTTTACCGCGCATTTTCAAGCATTGGTTGAACACGCCCTGGATCATTAATCTCGCGACACGATTTGGTGTCAGCAATGATGCCCATGAACTGGGGGCTCTGACGGTGACCTTACTCGAAGGAGAACAGGGGCCGGAGCTGATGGAAATCGAAGAATTAGCTCGGTTTGTGGGAGAAGAACTGAAGCCGGATGTCGTTTGTCTGAGTAACGCGCTGCTGTCTGGTACGATTAAAAAAATCAAAGAGTATTTTTCTGGTCCCCTGTTTTGTATTTTGCAGGGCGATGATGTTTTTTTAGAAGAACTTGGGGAAACGTATCGATCACGCTCTCTGGAATTGATTCGCCATAACATTCAGCAGATTGATGGCATGTTGGTACACAGTGATTATTATCGGGATTTCATCTCTGAGTATTTCAGTTTGCCCGTTGATCAGATTCACAAAGTGCTGTTGGGAATTAATTTGGAAGGTCATGATGGCAAACCAGGTGAAAATGGGAATGAGCCCTTCACGATTGGTTTTTTTGCCAGGCTTTGCAAAGAAAAAGGTCTGCACAATGTCGTGCGTGCGTTCGAGATCTTCCATCAGTCTCATCCGGAGAGCCAATTGCATGTAGGAGGGTTTCTGGGGAAAGAGAGTGAAGACTATTTTCACGAAACGACCAAGCCTCTTCAGACGTTCGGCGATTCCTACAAATTCTGGGGAAGCCCTGATTCACTCGAAGAAAAAATCGCTTTTTATAAACGCTTGTCGGTGCTCTCTGTACCGACTGATTACCATGAGCCTAAAGGGTTATTCGTGCTGGAGGCGATGGCCAATGGTGTGCCTGTCGTGCAACCAGCGCATGGGGCGTTTCCGGAGCTCATCGAAAAGACAGAGGGGGGAATGCTGGTTCCCCCTGGAGATCCTGAAGCTTTGGCAGCGGCCTGGGAAAAACTTTATGAAGACAAGGCCTATTATGACCAACTGGCACAACAGGGTTATGAACGTGTGCGTCAGTTCTATAGCAGTGAATTGATGGCTGAGGAAAGTTTAGAATTCTTTCAAAAGGCCGTTGAGACCTCGCGTTTGAGTCAGAATGAGCCCCAATTAACATCCGATACTTGA
- the tdh gene encoding L-threonine 3-dehydrogenase: MKALVKKESKPGLWLEEVPVPTIGINDVLIKVDRTGICGTDVHIYKWDEWAQKTIPVPMVVGHEFVGEIVEIGSNVVDYAPGEIVSGEGHVVCGRCRNCFAGRRHLCAHTEGVGVNRPGAFAEYISLPMTNIWHHDESIDRDIASIFDPFGNAVHTALSFPVLGEDVLITGAGPIGVMAAAIVRHAGARHVVVTDVNPYRLELAQKMGATVALDVRNHPIADVQKQLGMSEGFDVGLEMSGNPQAFRDMLNNMCHGGKIAMLGIPEQEMPIDWNLVVFNMLTIKGIYGREMYETWYKMTVMLQSGLEISPVITHRFDASEYEAGFEVMISGQSGKVILDWKNV; the protein is encoded by the coding sequence ATGAAAGCACTGGTCAAAAAGGAATCAAAGCCCGGACTTTGGCTGGAAGAGGTTCCTGTTCCCACGATTGGAATTAACGACGTTCTGATCAAAGTCGATCGTACAGGAATTTGTGGCACTGACGTCCATATCTACAAATGGGATGAATGGGCTCAGAAAACCATTCCTGTGCCCATGGTCGTCGGTCACGAATTTGTTGGCGAAATCGTGGAAATCGGTTCGAACGTCGTGGATTACGCTCCGGGCGAAATTGTGAGTGGAGAAGGGCACGTGGTCTGTGGTCGTTGTCGCAATTGCTTCGCAGGCCGGCGTCATCTCTGTGCACACACTGAGGGAGTCGGCGTGAATCGTCCCGGTGCGTTTGCAGAATATATTTCGTTACCCATGACAAATATCTGGCATCACGATGAATCCATTGATCGTGATATTGCTTCCATTTTTGATCCCTTTGGCAATGCCGTCCATACAGCGCTTTCATTTCCCGTTCTGGGAGAAGATGTATTAATCACCGGTGCAGGCCCCATCGGTGTGATGGCAGCAGCCATTGTCAGACATGCCGGTGCGCGGCATGTGGTCGTGACCGATGTGAATCCCTATCGATTGGAACTCGCACAAAAAATGGGGGCGACCGTCGCTTTAGACGTACGTAACCATCCGATTGCCGATGTGCAAAAACAACTGGGAATGTCGGAAGGCTTCGATGTGGGTCTGGAAATGTCAGGGAATCCACAAGCATTTCGTGACATGCTTAACAACATGTGTCACGGCGGTAAGATCGCCATGCTGGGAATTCCCGAACAGGAAATGCCCATCGATTGGAATCTGGTTGTGTTCAACATGTTGACGATTAAAGGGATCTACGGTCGAGAAATGTATGAAACGTGGTATAAAATGACGGTGATGCTGCAAAGTGGCCTTGAGATCAGCCCTGTCATCACACACCGTTTTGACGCCAGCGAATATGAAGCCGGATTTGAGGTCATGATCTCAGGCCAATCGGGGAAAGTGATCCTTGATTGGAAAAACGTTTAA
- a CDS encoding glycine C-acetyltransferase codes for MYGSMKQELENTLASIREAGLYKSERIITTPQDAHIRVADGEPVLNMCANNYLGLAEHPEVIAAAHAGLDQWGYGLSSVRFICGTQSIHKTLENKLSQFLGTEDTILYTSCFDANGGLFETILSAEDAIISDELNHASIIDGVRLCKAHRFRYKNSDMQDLEEQLKAAQSARFRMIATDGVFSMDGYIANLPAICDLAEKYDALVMVDDSHAVGFMGKQGKGVHEFHNVMERVDIITGTLGKALGGASGGYTSGRKEVIDLLRQRSRPYLFSNSVAPSIVTASIKAIDLLSESTELRDKLEANTKHFRAGISQVGFDVLQGEHPIVPIMLGDAALAAQVADALLQKGIYVIGFSYPVVPQGKARIRTQISAAHSIEDLDFAIEKFKEVKQELGI; via the coding sequence ATGTATGGATCGATGAAACAGGAATTGGAAAACACGCTCGCATCAATTCGTGAAGCAGGTTTATATAAATCTGAACGTATTATTACGACACCACAAGATGCCCATATTCGTGTCGCGGACGGAGAACCGGTCCTCAACATGTGCGCCAATAATTATCTCGGCCTGGCAGAACATCCCGAAGTGATCGCTGCCGCTCATGCCGGATTGGACCAGTGGGGATATGGCTTATCGTCTGTCCGTTTTATTTGTGGAACTCAATCCATTCACAAAACGCTTGAGAACAAGCTGAGTCAGTTCCTGGGAACCGAAGACACGATACTCTATACATCCTGCTTCGATGCCAATGGTGGTCTGTTCGAAACGATCTTGTCTGCAGAAGATGCGATTATTTCAGATGAATTGAATCATGCCAGCATCATCGATGGGGTTCGTTTATGCAAAGCACATCGATTCCGCTATAAAAATAGTGACATGCAGGATCTGGAAGAACAACTCAAAGCAGCCCAATCGGCTCGCTTTCGCATGATCGCCACCGATGGTGTGTTTTCCATGGATGGTTATATCGCAAATCTACCCGCCATCTGTGACCTGGCAGAAAAGTACGATGCATTGGTGATGGTCGATGACTCACACGCCGTCGGTTTCATGGGCAAACAGGGAAAAGGCGTTCATGAATTTCACAATGTGATGGAGCGCGTCGACATCATAACCGGCACACTGGGTAAGGCACTTGGCGGGGCCAGTGGTGGCTATACCAGTGGTCGTAAAGAAGTCATCGACTTACTCAGACAACGTTCGCGACCTTACTTATTCTCAAACTCGGTGGCACCGTCGATTGTCACGGCATCGATCAAAGCCATTGATCTGCTCTCAGAGTCAACTGAACTACGCGACAAGCTGGAAGCCAATACGAAACATTTCCGTGCCGGCATCTCACAAGTCGGCTTTGACGTTCTACAGGGAGAGCATCCCATTGTTCCCATTATGCTGGGTGATGCGGCACTGGCTGCGCAAGTCGCCGATGCTCTGCTACAAAAAGGAATCTATGTCATCGGATTCTCTTACCCAGTTGTCCCTCAGGGAAAAGCCCGAATTCGTACACAAATTTCAGCCGCTCATTCGATTGAGGATCTGGATTTTGCCATAGAGAAGTTCAAAGAGGTCAAGCAGGAACTGGGGATCTGA
- a CDS encoding helix-turn-helix domain-containing protein gives MTKNSAKKTAGTATAPELSPDEISGQLSQRVRALRKERGWSLDSLSAACGVSRSMLSQIERGEANPTLAVTVRISQAFGIALGDLVEAPISTSSIEVIRADDRTFHYRSDSECRIRTLSPLHLEKDVEFYEVLLYTGGQLKSAPHFKGTREFLTVEKGKIQLESGEDSTLLGPGDSASYRVDVPHTIINRGRGEAVLFLVVIYQN, from the coding sequence ATGACAAAAAATTCAGCGAAGAAAACAGCCGGCACAGCGACTGCCCCGGAATTATCACCCGATGAGATTAGTGGGCAGCTTTCGCAACGAGTACGCGCTTTGCGAAAAGAACGTGGCTGGTCGTTGGATTCGTTGTCGGCGGCCTGTGGTGTCAGTCGTTCGATGTTAAGCCAAATCGAGCGGGGGGAAGCGAATCCCACGCTGGCCGTGACAGTCCGTATCTCACAGGCGTTCGGAATTGCACTCGGCGATTTGGTGGAAGCACCGATATCGACTTCTTCGATTGAAGTGATTCGCGCCGATGATAGGACGTTCCATTATCGTTCTGATTCCGAGTGCCGAATTCGAACTCTGTCCCCTCTTCATCTGGAGAAGGATGTGGAGTTCTATGAAGTACTTTTATATACGGGAGGCCAACTGAAAAGTGCACCCCACTTCAAAGGGACGCGCGAATTTCTCACCGTAGAAAAAGGAAAAATCCAATTGGAATCGGGTGAAGACTCCACATTGCTCGGTCCGGGAGATTCCGCCAGTTATCGCGTCGATGTGCCACATACCATCATCAATCGCGGACGTGGGGAAGCAGTGTTGTTTCTGGTGGTGATTTATCAGAATTGA
- a CDS encoding bile acid:sodium symporter family protein has protein sequence MFAFLRRRWFLICITLVIVIGVYAGHQGSEEILSELKQFIRPSWLTAIVLFLMSLSLNSEHLLTSIKKPGPLFLSLATNIILVPLIAWGLMPLQLTPDFKIGLIIMACVPCTLCGASVWTRRAGGNDGVSLMVTMITNGACFITVPFWILLITSREIEFDRFEMITKLFYAAMLPVIIGQILRLNHRIAKFADQITSKLGTIALVFVLLMVLLAAVQTGFGIQTSQLGISFAAVAIVWISCIAVHVTGFVLNMFLGKTLHFHPRDRIASAFAGSQKTLPIAVFLATDPSMFGNAGIPSAVFPMLMFHTSQFFIDTILADRHREKYLLLEEDELAKREAEPVSACKQ, from the coding sequence ATGTTCGCCTTCCTACGTCGTCGCTGGTTTTTAATTTGTATCACACTGGTCATTGTCATCGGTGTTTATGCTGGTCATCAGGGATCAGAAGAGATTCTCTCCGAACTGAAACAGTTCATTCGTCCCTCCTGGTTGACGGCGATTGTTTTATTTTTGATGTCGCTCAGTTTAAATTCCGAGCATTTGCTGACATCCATTAAAAAGCCAGGTCCACTTTTCCTTTCACTGGCCACGAACATCATCCTGGTCCCTTTAATCGCCTGGGGCTTAATGCCTTTGCAGTTAACACCAGACTTCAAAATTGGGCTGATCATTATGGCCTGCGTCCCTTGTACGTTATGCGGGGCCTCTGTCTGGACACGACGTGCGGGGGGTAATGATGGCGTTTCCTTAATGGTGACAATGATTACCAATGGTGCCTGTTTTATCACAGTCCCTTTCTGGATCTTGTTAATCACGTCGCGCGAAATTGAATTCGATCGTTTTGAGATGATCACAAAACTGTTTTATGCCGCCATGCTGCCTGTCATTATCGGGCAAATACTCAGGCTCAATCATAGAATCGCAAAGTTTGCCGACCAAATCACATCCAAGCTGGGTACGATTGCTTTGGTGTTTGTGTTACTGATGGTTCTACTCGCTGCCGTACAAACAGGCTTTGGTATTCAGACTTCGCAACTTGGTATTTCCTTTGCCGCTGTCGCCATCGTCTGGATCAGTTGTATTGCGGTCCACGTCACAGGCTTTGTGCTCAACATGTTTTTGGGAAAAACGCTTCATTTTCATCCGCGCGATCGAATCGCCAGTGCCTTTGCCGGCAGCCAGAAGACTCTACCCATTGCGGTCTTCCTGGCAACCGATCCCTCCATGTTTGGAAACGCTGGAATTCCGTCCGCCGTCTTCCCCATGCTAATGTTCCACACTTCACAGTTCTTCATTGATACGATTCTGGCTGATCGTCACCGTGAGAAATATCTCTTACTTGAAGAAGATGAATTAGCAAAACGGGAAGCAGAGCCTGTGTCCGCCTGCAAACAGTGA
- a CDS encoding MotA/TolQ/ExbB proton channel family protein, producing the protein MSQYLSQLSGLSTFLITITFGAHVFFFFVLWLWSRRDLRGIASSLDDFTRGLKHRSVLDSTGHLSDQIEAFLADVNETIDSKANPADREILSQRVHILDEKRRYLNSHFFETSYNICRTMIEAYPLAGVLGTILAMGAALQLNTGSETSSAINSIVSHFGDAIWSTFAGLAAAILLMFLNSILETSFLNLVENRQHVRDTVVRAKRELAFANGGSTEQ; encoded by the coding sequence ATGTCGCAATACTTAAGTCAGCTATCAGGCTTGTCCACATTTCTAATCACGATCACGTTTGGAGCGCATGTCTTCTTTTTCTTTGTGCTCTGGCTTTGGTCGCGCCGCGATCTGCGGGGAATTGCGTCTTCTCTGGATGATTTTACACGTGGATTAAAACATCGGAGTGTGCTGGATTCCACGGGCCACCTCTCGGATCAGATCGAAGCGTTTCTGGCGGATGTGAATGAAACCATCGATTCCAAGGCCAATCCTGCTGATCGGGAAATACTCTCACAGCGGGTACACATTCTTGATGAAAAACGACGTTACTTGAATTCGCATTTTTTCGAAACCAGTTACAACATCTGCCGTACAATGATCGAAGCCTATCCCCTGGCAGGAGTGTTGGGAACCATACTGGCGATGGGAGCCGCCCTGCAGTTAAATACCGGCTCTGAAACTTCCAGTGCCATTAATTCGATTGTCAGTCATTTTGGCGATGCGATCTGGTCTACGTTTGCCGGCCTTGCTGCGGCCATTCTCTTGATGTTCCTCAATAGTATCCTGGAAACTTCGTTCTTGAATCTGGTTGAGAATCGTCAGCATGTCCGAGATACGGTGGTGCGAGCCAAGCGTGAGCTTGCTTTTGCGAACGGAGGTTCGACAGAGCAATGA
- a CDS encoding 2,3-bisphosphoglycerate-independent phosphoglycerate mutase yields MPDLHSLMKKLQKKNDSKIVLLVSDGLGGLPLEPGGKTELETANTPNLDALAKKGTLGRSIPVLPGITPGSGPGHLGLFGYDPLEFNIGRGVLEALGIDFELGPDDVAIRGNYCTIDDDGNISDRRAGRIASEIGAELCQKLDKIEIPGVEVFVRHVKEYRLVIVIRGKGLGGNINDTDPQRTGVPPLEPVGADAASQKTAEICKEFMKQAAVILKDDQPANLLTMRGIAKLPEIPTFEEVYGTRAAAIAVYPMYRGLARLVSMDVQDAGQTLESQMDCLEKVWDDHDFFFVHYKYTDSTGEDGNFDAKVAKTEHVDTCIPRITALNPDVLIVTGDHSTPAKMKSHSWHPVPVLLSAENARFDACQSFGEAECIQGGLGQFEAKYLMSMAMAHAGRLEKYGA; encoded by the coding sequence ATGCCAGACCTGCACTCGTTAATGAAAAAACTGCAAAAGAAGAATGATTCCAAGATTGTCCTGTTGGTTTCTGATGGCCTGGGTGGACTCCCTTTAGAGCCAGGTGGGAAAACTGAGTTGGAAACCGCCAACACTCCGAATCTTGATGCACTGGCCAAAAAAGGAACCTTAGGCCGCAGTATTCCCGTACTACCAGGAATCACTCCCGGAAGTGGCCCTGGTCACCTCGGGCTCTTTGGTTATGATCCATTGGAATTCAATATTGGTCGCGGTGTACTCGAGGCGTTAGGTATTGATTTTGAATTGGGACCCGATGACGTCGCCATCCGAGGTAACTACTGTACCATCGACGATGACGGAAATATTTCCGACCGTCGCGCGGGGCGTATTGCCAGCGAGATTGGCGCTGAACTATGTCAAAAACTTGACAAGATCGAAATTCCCGGTGTGGAAGTGTTTGTGCGTCACGTGAAAGAATATCGTCTGGTGATTGTGATTCGTGGTAAAGGGCTCGGCGGAAACATCAATGATACCGATCCACAGAGAACCGGAGTGCCTCCCTTAGAGCCTGTAGGCGCTGATGCAGCCTCACAAAAGACCGCCGAGATCTGTAAAGAGTTTATGAAACAGGCGGCCGTCATTTTGAAAGACGATCAGCCTGCCAATTTATTAACCATGCGTGGCATCGCGAAGCTGCCGGAGATCCCGACGTTTGAAGAAGTCTATGGCACCAGAGCCGCTGCGATTGCCGTTTATCCCATGTATCGTGGATTAGCCCGACTGGTTAGTATGGATGTGCAAGATGCCGGACAGACGCTGGAATCTCAAATGGATTGTCTGGAAAAAGTGTGGGATGATCACGACTTCTTTTTTGTGCATTACAAGTACACCGATTCCACAGGGGAAGATGGTAACTTTGATGCCAAAGTTGCCAAGACGGAACATGTCGACACGTGCATTCCCCGCATCACTGCTTTAAATCCGGATGTATTGATTGTGACCGGCGACCATAGCACTCCTGCTAAAATGAAATCGCATAGCTGGCATCCGGTTCCTGTTTTACTCTCAGCAGAAAATGCCCGATTTGATGCCTGCCAGAGTTTTGGTGAAGCGGAATGCATTCAGGGAGGCCTGGGGCAATTTGAAGCCAAGTATCTTATGTCAATGGCGATGGCTCACGCCGGTCGTTTAGAAAAATATGGTGCCTGA
- the kdsA gene encoding 3-deoxy-8-phosphooctulonate synthase, translating to MPQNPVTIGNIQCGTNLPLVFIAGPCVIESEELVLTTAKQLAEIAARENLPLIFKCSFDKANRTSVDSFRGPGLDAGLEILAKVKQETGLEVTTDIHEPGQAAPAAEVCRILQIPAFLARQTDLLEEASKAALKHQGVVNIKKPQFVAPEDCIHAVKKCEAFGLDQLMLTERGTTFGYGRLVNDMRCIPIMQNMGTPVIFDATHSVQTPGGKSTGGQRDMIPFLARAAVACGCDGIFAETHPDPSQALSDGPNMLPLDQFADFAVNLQKFRSLVNEI from the coding sequence CCCGTGACCATTGGAAACATTCAATGCGGTACCAATCTCCCTCTTGTCTTTATCGCAGGTCCGTGCGTGATTGAAAGTGAAGAACTTGTTCTGACCACGGCAAAACAACTCGCTGAAATTGCCGCCAGGGAAAATTTGCCTTTGATTTTCAAATGCAGTTTTGACAAGGCGAATCGAACCAGTGTTGACAGTTTTCGAGGTCCCGGGCTCGACGCGGGGCTTGAGATCCTGGCAAAAGTCAAACAGGAAACGGGCCTGGAAGTCACAACAGATATCCACGAACCAGGTCAGGCTGCGCCGGCTGCAGAAGTGTGCCGGATCCTTCAGATACCTGCGTTTCTTGCGCGGCAGACCGATTTACTGGAAGAAGCATCCAAGGCTGCCTTGAAACATCAGGGAGTTGTGAATATCAAAAAACCACAGTTTGTCGCACCGGAAGACTGCATTCACGCGGTCAAGAAATGTGAGGCATTCGGTCTGGACCAGTTAATGCTCACCGAACGGGGAACTACTTTTGGATACGGACGACTGGTAAATGACATGCGCTGTATCCCCATCATGCAAAACATGGGAACCCCTGTCATATTTGATGCCACTCACAGTGTGCAAACCCCCGGTGGAAAATCGACAGGGGGACAGCGGGACATGATTCCCTTTCTCGCAAGAGCAGCCGTTGCCTGTGGCTGTGATGGGATTTTTGCGGAAACTCATCCTGATCCGTCCCAAGCACTCAGTGATGGACCCAATATGTTACCATTAGATCAGTTTGCTGATTTTGCCGTCAATTTACAGAAATTCCGCTCACTGGTTAACGAAATCTGA